A single window of Hylaeus volcanicus isolate JK05 chromosome 8, UHH_iyHylVolc1.0_haploid, whole genome shotgun sequence DNA harbors:
- the LOC128881181 gene encoding putative inorganic phosphate cotransporter isoform X1, giving the protein MISTCKACCGRIPQRWVFAVMGFLALFNAYAMRVCLSITITEMVYPSTSENHTEDVCEYEPDVFAVTNLTRTSVNGKRYDWDGITQGAILSSFYWGYVVTHLPGGMLSERFGGKHSLGLGILATAVFTLITPVVVDYGEATGLIAVRVLMGLCEGTTFPALNAMLAQWTPPEERSKIGSLVFAGAQLGTVFANSLSGLILHYSAIGWPAVFYVFGSVGLVWFVIWCLTCYNNPDTHPYISEREKNFLSERMQAHTHKKPPSVPWRHILTSVPVYALITAQIGHDWGFFTLVNDLPKYMSNVLNYPIKSNGLLSSLPYLTMWLCSVITSCLADWMITSGMMSRTNVRKLGTTIASLGPGVFIIGASYAGCDRTIVVVMFTLGTTLMGTFYPGMKVNALDLSPNYSGTLMAVVNGIGAFSGIVTPYIVGVLTPNEGLSEWRLVFWIVFAVFVVTNVVFVLYASGEVQYWNNPDFVRRDREERKMKSKNETKQNVEKVRS; this is encoded by the exons ATGATATCTACCTGCAAAGCATGCT GTGGCCGAATACCGCAACGATGGGTGTTCGCGGTGATGGGATTTTTGGCGTTGTTCAACGCGTACGCGATGAGGGTCTGCCTGTCCATCACCATCACCGAGATGGTCTATCCGTCGACGAGCGAGAACCACACCGAAGACGTTTGCGAGTACGAGCCGGACGTTTTCGCCGTTACGAACCTGACTAGGACATCCGTGAACGGGAAGCGATACGATTGGGATGGAATCACCCAG GGTGCAATTCTATCGTCCTTCTACTGGGGCTACGTGGTAACTCACTTGCCGGGCGGAATGCTGTCGGAGAGATTCGGCGGTAAACACTCCCTCGGTCTGGGGATTCTGGCGACCGCGGTGTTCACGCTTATCACGCCGGTGGTGGTCGATTACGGCGAAGCGACAGGTCTGATCGCTGTGCGCGTGTTGATGGGCTTGTGCGAGGGCACGACGTTCCCGGCGTTGAACGCGATGCTCGCTCAATGGACGCCGCCGGAGGAAAGGTCCAAGATCGGCTCGTTGGTATTCGCGGGTGCCCAACTCGGCACGGTGTTCGCGAACTCGTTGTCGGGCCTCATCCTTCACTACTCGGCGATAGGCTGGCCGGCTGTATTCTACGTATTTGGCAGCGTAGGCCTCGTTTGGTTCGTGATATGGTGTCTAACGTGCTACAACAACCCGGACACGCATCCGTACATCTCCGAGAGGGAGAAGAACTTCCTGAGCGAGAGGATGCAAGCCCACACGCACAAGAAACCGCCCTCGGTACCGTGGCGACACATTCTGACCTCGGTGCCGGTTTACGCTCTGATTACCGCGCAGATCGGTCACGATTGGGGATTCTTCACCCTGGTCAACGATCTTCCCAAATACATGAGCAACGTACTCAACTATCCGATCAAGAGCAACGGGCTGCTCTCCTCGTTACCCTACTTAACGATGTGGCTTTGCAGCGTGATCACGTCGTGCCTAGCCGACTGGATGATCACCAGCGGCATGATGTCGCGCACCAACGTGCGAAAACTGGGCACCACGATCGCTTCCCTTGGTCCGGGTGTGTTCATTATCGGCGCATCCTACGCCGGGTGCGACCGCACCATCGTCGTCGTTATGTTCACCCTTGGCACGACGTTAATGG GTACGTTCTATCCAGGGATGAAGGTGAACGCTCTCGACCTCAGTCCGAATTACTCTGGTACCCTGATGGCGGTTGTGAACGGCATAGGCGCGTTCAGCGGTATCGTGACACCCTACATCGTAGGAGTATTGACTCCGAACGAGGGCCTCTCCGAATGGAGGCTCGTGTTCTGGATCGTTTTCGCTGTCTTCGTTGTCACCAACGTCGTTTTCGTACTTTACGCGAGTGGAGAGGTGCAGTACTGGAACAATCCCGACTTCGTCAGACGAGACAGGGAAgagaggaaaatgaaaagtaaaaacgaaacgaagcaAAATGTTGAGAAAGTTCGTTCTTAA
- the LOC128881181 gene encoding putative inorganic phosphate cotransporter isoform X2 → MGFLALFNAYAMRVCLSITITEMVYPSTSENHTEDVCEYEPDVFAVTNLTRTSVNGKRYDWDGITQGAILSSFYWGYVVTHLPGGMLSERFGGKHSLGLGILATAVFTLITPVVVDYGEATGLIAVRVLMGLCEGTTFPALNAMLAQWTPPEERSKIGSLVFAGAQLGTVFANSLSGLILHYSAIGWPAVFYVFGSVGLVWFVIWCLTCYNNPDTHPYISEREKNFLSERMQAHTHKKPPSVPWRHILTSVPVYALITAQIGHDWGFFTLVNDLPKYMSNVLNYPIKSNGLLSSLPYLTMWLCSVITSCLADWMITSGMMSRTNVRKLGTTIASLGPGVFIIGASYAGCDRTIVVVMFTLGTTLMGTFYPGMKVNALDLSPNYSGTLMAVVNGIGAFSGIVTPYIVGVLTPNEGLSEWRLVFWIVFAVFVVTNVVFVLYASGEVQYWNNPDFVRRDREERKMKSKNETKQNVEKVRS, encoded by the exons ATGGGATTTTTGGCGTTGTTCAACGCGTACGCGATGAGGGTCTGCCTGTCCATCACCATCACCGAGATGGTCTATCCGTCGACGAGCGAGAACCACACCGAAGACGTTTGCGAGTACGAGCCGGACGTTTTCGCCGTTACGAACCTGACTAGGACATCCGTGAACGGGAAGCGATACGATTGGGATGGAATCACCCAG GGTGCAATTCTATCGTCCTTCTACTGGGGCTACGTGGTAACTCACTTGCCGGGCGGAATGCTGTCGGAGAGATTCGGCGGTAAACACTCCCTCGGTCTGGGGATTCTGGCGACCGCGGTGTTCACGCTTATCACGCCGGTGGTGGTCGATTACGGCGAAGCGACAGGTCTGATCGCTGTGCGCGTGTTGATGGGCTTGTGCGAGGGCACGACGTTCCCGGCGTTGAACGCGATGCTCGCTCAATGGACGCCGCCGGAGGAAAGGTCCAAGATCGGCTCGTTGGTATTCGCGGGTGCCCAACTCGGCACGGTGTTCGCGAACTCGTTGTCGGGCCTCATCCTTCACTACTCGGCGATAGGCTGGCCGGCTGTATTCTACGTATTTGGCAGCGTAGGCCTCGTTTGGTTCGTGATATGGTGTCTAACGTGCTACAACAACCCGGACACGCATCCGTACATCTCCGAGAGGGAGAAGAACTTCCTGAGCGAGAGGATGCAAGCCCACACGCACAAGAAACCGCCCTCGGTACCGTGGCGACACATTCTGACCTCGGTGCCGGTTTACGCTCTGATTACCGCGCAGATCGGTCACGATTGGGGATTCTTCACCCTGGTCAACGATCTTCCCAAATACATGAGCAACGTACTCAACTATCCGATCAAGAGCAACGGGCTGCTCTCCTCGTTACCCTACTTAACGATGTGGCTTTGCAGCGTGATCACGTCGTGCCTAGCCGACTGGATGATCACCAGCGGCATGATGTCGCGCACCAACGTGCGAAAACTGGGCACCACGATCGCTTCCCTTGGTCCGGGTGTGTTCATTATCGGCGCATCCTACGCCGGGTGCGACCGCACCATCGTCGTCGTTATGTTCACCCTTGGCACGACGTTAATGG GTACGTTCTATCCAGGGATGAAGGTGAACGCTCTCGACCTCAGTCCGAATTACTCTGGTACCCTGATGGCGGTTGTGAACGGCATAGGCGCGTTCAGCGGTATCGTGACACCCTACATCGTAGGAGTATTGACTCCGAACGAGGGCCTCTCCGAATGGAGGCTCGTGTTCTGGATCGTTTTCGCTGTCTTCGTTGTCACCAACGTCGTTTTCGTACTTTACGCGAGTGGAGAGGTGCAGTACTGGAACAATCCCGACTTCGTCAGACGAGACAGGGAAgagaggaaaatgaaaagtaaaaacgaaacgaagcaAAATGTTGAGAAAGTTCGTTCTTAA
- the LOC128881177 gene encoding serine/threonine-protein kinase/endoribonuclease IRE1: MQLKLCTPVLLVIGTLFGVFDPTEQSERSKHPNPFERERRSTELMPEEDNPLLMFSTLDGFLVGIEQRSGNVLWRQSNEPIVKVPVDLSRASMPVFLPDPKDGSLYVFGTETEALKKLPFTIPELVANSPCRSSDGILYTGRKIDTWFSVDPNTGQREQLLGFDKVKNTCPVEMQNAVFVGRTEYNIIMVDSKQKNRKWNVTFYDYSAAKMEPEGIENYDLVHFTTSSTGRIVTIDRRLGIVLWELDVKSPVIAVYIVRDEGLLTVPFTSVADETLDLLLKRFANKPSDIQLFPTLYIGQHRHGLYALPSLVDSTTATISSNNIGQLLLEGPLAIPQLNKNDNSVPLPFNERAYVDGNTVAQTEYQTVITLGHYEVPGEYKLQDQQPLQITGRSDPVTETLSPLRYLNSTKEPLSLDLTQTDSESSDGGNSSVSLRELIRNTYTASKSWLNQQENKGLKLALIALMGCIATMFWYLNAQFKEFQQLSQGSRESSRTDDYYGMRSNVLALPEDMGEGVVKVGKISFDTGQVLGKGCEGTFVYRGEFDGRSVAVKRLLPDCFTFADREVALLRESDAHANVVRYFCTEQDRMFRYIALELAEATLQDYVVGRYDREKISVKSILRQATSGLAHLHFLDIVHRDIKPHNVLLSAPGPRGEVRAMISDFGLCKKLQLGRVSFSRRSGITGTDGWIAPEMLNGNRTTCAVDIFSLGCVFYYVLSDGKHPFGDPLRRQANILCGEADLTALHEGMSQSNRELALILIKAMIASDPSERPPVMAVHDHPIFWESSRILGFFQDVSDRVEKDQNDSPALIALETDNDRVVRGDWRLLIDVEVATDLRKYRSYRGESVRDLLRALRNKKHHYRELSPEAQENLGGIPDKFTDYWLSRFPCLLSHVWSAMQAFRHEPTLRDYYHTDYKFANNICETETARMRNTHSTNYTLPSVSWRVRDNVDWSPNKSRYRGQRRKQEKKKIEVPLAWTLSSS; this comes from the exons ATGCAACTTAAACTATGCACGCCAGTTCTGTTGGTTATAGGGACACTCTTTGGTGTCTTTGATCCAACAGAACAATCAGAGCGATCAAAGCATCCAAATCCCTTTGAACGAGAG AGACGAAGTACGGAATTGATGCCTGAAGAAGATAATCCGCTCTTGATGTTTTCCACGCTCGATGGTTTTCTCGTTGGTATCGAACAACGCTCTGGAAACGTGCTTTGGCGGCAAAGCAATG AGCCAATTGTCAAAGTACCGGTTGATCTCTCGCGAGCTTCCAT GCCAGTGTTTTTGCCAGATCCAAAAGATGGTTCTTTGTACGTATTCGGAACGGAAACCGAAGCTCTGAAGAAACTACCGTTTACTATTCCCGAGCTCGTGGCGAATAGCCCTTGTCGCAGCAGCGACGGTATACTGTACACTGGAAGAAAGATCGACACTTGGTTTAGCGTTGATCCTAACACAGGGCAAAGGGAGCAACTTTTAGGTTTCGAcaaagttaaaaatacatgtccCGTGGAGATGCAGAACGCTGTTTTTGTTGGTCGTACCGAATACAATATCATTATGGTAGATAGCAAACAAAAGAACAGAAAATGGAACGTTACGTTTTATGATTACTCCGCTGCTAAAATGGAACCAGAAGGAATAGAAAATTACG ATTTAGTTCATTTTACAACGAGTTCGACTGGACGCATTGTTACCATAGACAGGAGATTGGGAATCGTTCTATGGGAGCTCGATGTAAAAAGTCCGGTAATCGCGGTGTATATCGTAAGGGACGAAGGTTTGCTCACCGTTCCCTTTACAAGCGTTGCGGATGAAACGTTGGATCTTCTattgaaacgtttcgcgaacaAACCAAGCGACATTCAATTATT TCCAACGTTATATATTGGTCAACATAGACACGGACTTTACGCTCTGCCGTCTCTCGTTGATTCGACGACGGCTACGATATCGAGTAATAACATTGGACAACTGTTGCTGGAAGGTCCATTAGCAATTCCacagttaaacaaaaatgacaaCAGCGTTCCCCTTCCCTTCAATGAACGCGCATACGTCGACGGTAACACCGTTGCTCAGACGGAATACCAAACAGTTATCACATTAG GCCATTACGAAGTACCAGGCGAGTACAAACTTCAAGACCAACAACCCCTTCAGATTACTGGTCGGTCTGATCCTGTAACCGAAACGTTATCACCCTTACGATACCTGAATTCGACGAAAGAACCACTGTCACTCGACTTGACGCAAACCGACAGCGAATCTAGCGACGGTGGAAACAGTAGCGTGTCTTTACGCGAGCTCATACGGAACACTTACACCGCGAGCAAGAGCTGGCTTAATCAGCAAGAAAACAAAGGGCTGAAGTTAGCACTGATCGCATTGATGGGGTGCATCGCAACGATGTTTTGGTATTTGAACGCGCAGTTCAAGGAGTTCCAACAGCTTTCGCAG GGATCCCGCGAAAGTAGCCGTACTGATGATTACTATGGAATGCGATCGAACGTGCTCGCGTTACCGGAAGACATGGGCGAAGGGGTCGTGAAAGTTGGAAAGATAAGTTTCGATACAGGACAAGTCTTAGGCAAGGGATGCGAGGGAACCTTTGTATACAG AGGTGAATTCGACGGACGCTCTGTAGCGGTGAAACGTTTGCTGCCCGATTGTTTTACATTTGCCGATCGAGAGGTAGCGTTACTCAGAGAATCGGATGCGCATGCAAATGTAGTGCGATACTTCTGCACAGAGCAAGATAGAATGTTTAGGTACATCGCGTTGGAGCTAGCCGAAGCGACCTTGCAGGATTACGTTGTGGGACGATACGATAGAGAAAAAATATCCGTGAAGAGCATTCTACGACAAGCCACGTCGGGACTAGCTCATCTACATTTCCTTGATATCG TTCACAGAGACATTAAACCACATAACGTATTGTTATCGGCTCCGGGACCACGCGGAGAAGTTAGAGCCATGATATCTGATTTTGGGCTGTGTAAGAAGCTTCAATTAGGCCGTGTATCCTTCTCGCGTAGATCCGGGATAACGGGAACCGATGGTTGGATAGCGCCAGAGATGCTAAATGGGAACAGGACAACTTGCGCCGTGGATATTTTTTCTCTCGGTTGCGTTTTCTACTACGTCCTTTCCGATGGAAAACACCCATTCGGAGATCCGTTACGGCGACAGGCTAATATTCTGT GCGGTGAGGCCGATTTAACAGCCCTTCACGAAGGAATGTCCCAAAGTAACAGGGAGCTCGCGCTAATACTCATAAAGGCGATGATCGCCAGCGACCCGTCCGAAAGGCCACCTGTAATGGCTGTTCACGATCATCCCATATTCTGGGAATCTTCCCGAATACTTGGATTTTTTCAG GACGTGAGTGATCGAGTGGAGAAAGATCAGAACGATAGCCCGGCGCTGATTGCATTGGAAACCGACAACGACCGGGTTGTACGAGGAGACTGGAGATTACTCATCGACGTAGAAGTCGCAACGGAtcttcgaaaatatagaagTTACCGCGGAGAAAGTGTCAGAGATCTCCTAAGAGCGTTACGAAATAAG AAACATCACTACAGGGAGTTGAGCCCAGAGGCTCAAGAAAACCTTGGAGGTATTCCCGACAAGTTTACGGACTACTGGCTCTCGAGATTTCCCTGTTTGTTATCACACGTTTGGAGCGCGATGCAAGCTTTTCGCCACGAGCCAACTTTGAGAGACTATTATCATACCGATTACAAGTTCGCGAATAACATCTGCGAGACGGAGACCGCGAGAATGAGAAACACACACTCGACAAACTATACGTTACCATCGGTTTCTTGGAGAGTACGAGATAACGTTGACTGGAGCCCGAATAAATCTAGATACCGCGGTCAACGACGGAAgcaagagaaaaagaaaatcgaggTACCGCTCGCGTGGACCTTATCGTCGAGTTAG